The following coding sequences lie in one Rutidosis leptorrhynchoides isolate AG116_Rl617_1_P2 chromosome 4, CSIRO_AGI_Rlap_v1, whole genome shotgun sequence genomic window:
- the LOC139842622 gene encoding uncharacterized mitochondrial protein AtMg00810-like codes for MGSIIEHNVPPPLADPSLFVYKHCACLLYLLIYVDDIILTGNSAATYHKFITILYTEFAIKDLGKLSYFLGLEVNQFLHALTYDQLQVVKPILRYDKGTITYDLSFHQAIKPSVLGYSDANWARYIETQRSTYGYSFSPYYCSL; via the exons ATGGGGTCAATTATAGAGCATAACGTCCCTCCGCCTCTGGCTGATCCATCTTTATTTGTTTACAAACATTGTGCATGTCTTCTTTATTTGCTCATCTATGTTGATGATATCATTCTCACTGGAAACTCTGCGGCTACCTATCACAAATTTATTACCATATTATACACCGAGTTCGCAATCAAAGATCTTGGTAAGTTGAGTTACTTTCTTGGACTTGAG GTCAACCAATTTCTTCATGCTCTCACATATGATCAGCTTCAAGTTGTCAAACCCATCCTCCGATATGATAAAGGCACTATTACTTACGACCTTTCTTTTCATCAAGCTATTAAGCCTTCCGTTCTTGGGTATTCGGATGCTAATTGGGCTCGCTACATTGAGACACAGCGTTCTACTTATGGTTATTCTTTTTCTCCCTACTATTGCTCGTTATAG
- the LOC139845090 gene encoding protein ALTERED PHOSPHATE STARVATION RESPONSE 1-like encodes MGCVATKMEEEEEVVSICRERKHFLKLAVEKRYALAEAHFRYCQSVYGVSAAIKLFVARHSSSSSPFLITLPPPSPKENKVVSNPLFLQQNPSEEPTQKSKESSACSCSSSSISSEENEDKFDEKFQREMDVEREQEQQHQNGGGEYYYMGMGMGFGMGMGMASSNNIPSMPSPQREFGWDFFDPFVTMRPEVMSGYNRNFDDDLRVVREEEGIPDLEEVERVEQVKKNKVVVMKNEEQEKKQESYGVETQKSGGATVDCANVSQGETQKGVGLTVIDTPERGRELLEALKDIEDYFIRIYDSGKAVSKMLESNRIQLQSGLEEIKENSAKLIQAITVRSTSYRSSSCKSLVASNSKTASTWTEFNNDLFDDGGGMNSGSHSLTLGRLYAWEKKLYEEVKAGDNIRKLYERKCSQLRNQDVKGDEGVTIDKTRSAVKDLYSRILVAIRSAESISEKIDKLRDEELQPQILELLHGMMNMWKVMLEAYEIQNKIMFEVKLFTCPTYGKFSNNNHRLATLQLEAELQNWRTCFRDYITAQKQYVGALYSWLSKFIVPEVELYSKSRNTSQPLQTANGPPMLMICQDWFNLMDKLPDKSVYFALKSFSKDLHSLWVQQGKEQDQKRKVDSLSKELDRKILAFQKTENRGFELKSASLELCELDVDQRADYIKERKDYLDDFRAKVELERGKHQSCMQETQRVTLNGFQTGFCRVFEASIEFAKGSQKMYHDLVFARENTEKVDNSSYIQEDGSSR; translated from the exons ATGGGGTGTGTAGCTACAAagatggaagaagaagaagaggtggtGTCTATTTGTAGAGAAAGAAAGCATTTTTTGAAGTTAGCTGTTGAAAAAAGGTATGCACTTGCAGAAGCTCATTTTAGGTATTGTCAATCTGTTTATGGTGTTTCAGCAGCTATTAAATTGTTTGTTGCAAgacattcatcatcttcttcaccatttTTAATCACCCTTCCACCACCATCTCCTAAAGAAAACAAAGTTGTTTCAAACCCTCTGTTTCTTCAACAAAACCCTTCAGAAGAACCAACCCAAAAATCTAAAGAATCCAGTGCATGTTCTTGTTCATCTTCCTCAATTTCTTCAGAAGAAAATGAAGATAAGTTTGATGAAAAGTTTCAGAGAGAGATGGATGTTGAAAGAgaacaagaacaacaacatcaAAATGGTGGTGGTGAGTATTACTATATGGGAATGGGTATGGGTTTTGGTATGGGTATGGGTATGG CTTCAAGTAATAATATACCATCAATGCCATCACCACAAAGGGAGTTTGGGTGGGACTTTTTTGACCCATTTGTGACAATGAGGCCAGAGGTTATGAGTGGGTATAATCGTAATTTTGATGATGATTTGAGGGTAGTTAGGGAAGAAGAAGGGATACCAGATTTGGAAGAAGTTGAGAGGGTGGAACAAGTGAAAAAAAACAAGGTAGTGGTGATGAAGAACGAAGAACAAGAGAAAAAACAAGAAAGTTATGGAGTTGAAACGCAAAAGAGTGGTGGTGCAACAGTGGATTGTGCTAATGTGAGCCAGGGGGAGACACAAAAGGGTGTTGGTTTAACAGTTATAGATACACCTGAAAGAGGGAGAGAGTTGTTGGAAGCattaaaagatattgaagattattTTATCAGGATATATGATTCTGGGAAAGCTGTATCCAAGATGTTGGAATCTAACAGGATCCAGTTACAATCTGGTTTGGAAGAAATTAAAG AAAACTCAGCAAAACTTATTCAAGCAATCACAGTGCGATCAACTTCTTATCGGTCATCATCATGTAAAAGTCTTGTAGCATCAAATTCTAAAACGGCTTCAACGTGGACCGAATTCAATAACGATCTCTTTGATGATGGAGGAGGAATGAATTCAGGAAGCCATTCGTTAACCCTAGGAAGACTATATGCTTGGGAAAAAAAGCTATATGAAGAAGTAAAG GCTGGAGACAACATTCGTAAGTTATATGAGAGAAAATGCAGCCAATTAAGGAATCAAGATGTTAAGGGAGACGAAGGAGTCACTATCGACAAAACAAGGTCCGCAGTTAAAGACTTGTACAGTCGTATCTTGGTTGCTATTCGGAGTGCGGAATCAATCTCGGAAAAAATCGATAAACTCAGAGATGAAGAATTGCAGCCTCAAATCCTTGAACTTTTACATGG AATGATGAACATGTGGAAGGTTATGTTGGAAGCATACGAAATTCAAAACAAAATCATGTTCGAAGTCAAACTGTTCACGTGTCCCACGTACGGGAAATTCTCAAACAACAATCATCGTCTCGCAACGTTGCAACTTGAGGCCGAGCTTCAGAACTGGAGGACAtgttttcgggattatattacggcacAAAAACAATACGTTGGAGCTCTTTACAGTTGGCTATCAAAGTTCATAGTACCCGAAGTTGAATTGTACTCAAAAAGTAGAAACACGTCTCAACCTTTGCAAACCGCAAATGGCCCACCGATGCTCATGATTTGCCAAGATTGGTTTAATTTAATGGATAAATTACCGGATAAATCGGTTTATTTTGCACTGAAAAGCTTCTCAAAAGATTTACATTCTTTATGGGTTCAACAAGGAAAAGAACAAGATCAAAAGCGAAAAGTTGATAGCTTGTCGAAAGAACTCGACCGCAAAATTCTTGCTTTTCAGAAGACCGAGAATCGCGGTTTTGAACTGAAGAGTGCTAGCCTCGAGCTTTGTGAACTCGATGTTGATCAACGAGCTGATTATATTAAAGAAAGGAAAGATTATTTAGATGATTTCAGAGCCAAAGTGGAATTAGAGAGGGGAAAACATCAAAGTTGTATGCAAGAAACTCAAAGGGTAACGTTAAATGGATTCCAAACAGGGTTTTGTAGGGTTTTTGAGGCTTCGATTGAATTTGCAAAAGGGTCGcaaaagatgtaccatgatcttgtTTTCGCTCGGGAGAACACTGAAAAAGTTGACAACTCATCTTATATCCAAGAAGATGGGAGCAGCAGATGA
- the LOC139842623 gene encoding uncharacterized protein: MANTPKYHPALSISNIKNIIPITLDIKNGQYNSWSQLFKIHCRAYDVIHHIIPAVSAADSSSTTTDTSNDDPSWSRLDAIVLQWIYGTISNELMGTIMEDDQTAVQAWTRIQSVFQDNKNTRALYLQRQFTNIKLDDYPDVSSYYQEIKALAEIN, from the coding sequence ATGGCTAATACACCAAAATATCACCCTGCACTTTCAATCTCCAACATCAAAAACATTATTCCTATCACCCTCGACATCAAAAATGGTCAATATAATTCTTGGTCTCAATTGTTTAAGATACATTGTCGTGCTTATGATGTGATTCATCACATCATACCCGCTGTTTCTGCTGCAGACTCTTCTTCCACGACCACAGACACCTCAAACGATGATCCCTCGTGGTCTCGTTTAGATGCTATAGTCCTTCAATGGATATATGGCACAATCTCCAATGAATTGATGGGTACCATTATGGAAGATGATCAAACGGCTGTTCAAGCATGGACCCGTATTCAAAGTGTGTTTCAGGACAACAAGAACACACGTGCGTTGTATCTACAACGTCAATTCACGAATATTAAGCTCGATGATTATCCAGATGTCTCCTCATACTATCAGGAAATCAAAGCTCTCGCCGAGATCAACTAG